From Desulfatibacillum aliphaticivorans DSM 15576, the proteins below share one genomic window:
- a CDS encoding molybdopterin-dependent oxidoreductase: MRNVTLAINGKTVRCSSETSLLDACTAQGVDIPTLCHHPQLKPFGACRLCIVEDAKSGRIFASCVTPVSQDMEIQTHSERVVRHRRNIIRLIMAEHPESCLVCSKGNHCDLRKIAAQLGVGQTGLYPMHNYKGIEQANPFIIRDLTKCILCGKCIRADHELVCAGAIDYNHRGFDARPATLFEQPLEKSECTFCGTCVSLCPTGALTMKNVRYVGTPQKEHESICGFCAAGCAVSLGVTDGQVVEVTPSPRTDTVNGVTLCVRGHFAHDFLQSEHRLTSPMVKKDGEWTEISWTEAIEILSEKLLSVKKEHGPRTIGFMGSSKCTNEENYLFQKIARSLLETNNIDSGGHLFGLPLAAQLDQRLGGRFRARPLKGLEQAEAIFVIGANPGNSVPVAGYHIKRAAQNGTPLIVADPLPTDLNRFANLRLPVAPGRDLDMVNAISALLLEKKAYDATYTAENTTGFSFFRTGLSSISFERAAKTTGLKLEKLEQAAEMISGKKIAFVVGQGVLQQPKGQETLDAVVNLALITGSLDKGASGIYILHRENNQLGALDMGCAPDGLPGRSSLSDEKARKTWASAWGSKMSPDPGLSLVQMIREADKGNLKALYIMGENPARSLPDPGFVKAALEKVDFLAVQDILMTETAQLADMILPGAVFAEKAGSFTNMEGRVQSFKPALPLPGAARPDWEILAMLAQKLGMDARYSDVRDIQKEIARLIPSYGEQYLTSPVSWVKDAFQDDQPMAFTTPVCWDGEKPPAGFDFTAIAGSIRLHLGSGTRTGQSSRIIAWDGRASIEMSPTDAASLGIENGDAVRVVSQTGSMQGTAKLVFGFPEGLLRTPAGAAGHSLAGLLDISQTPGAVYSGCKSFPVNVEKSNET, translated from the coding sequence TTGAGAAACGTCACACTCGCCATCAACGGGAAAACCGTGCGATGCTCCTCGGAAACCTCCCTCCTGGACGCCTGCACCGCCCAGGGCGTTGACATCCCCACCTTATGCCATCATCCCCAGCTAAAGCCGTTTGGGGCGTGCAGGCTCTGCATCGTGGAGGACGCCAAAAGCGGACGGATTTTCGCCTCGTGCGTTACGCCCGTTTCCCAGGACATGGAAATCCAAACCCACTCGGAACGGGTCGTGCGGCATCGCCGGAACATCATCCGGCTGATCATGGCCGAGCATCCCGAGTCCTGCCTGGTCTGCTCCAAGGGCAATCACTGCGACCTTCGCAAGATCGCCGCCCAACTGGGCGTTGGCCAGACCGGCCTTTACCCCATGCACAACTACAAGGGCATCGAGCAGGCCAATCCTTTTATTATAAGAGACTTGACCAAATGCATCCTGTGCGGCAAGTGCATAAGGGCCGACCACGAACTTGTTTGCGCCGGCGCCATCGACTACAACCACCGGGGTTTCGACGCCCGGCCCGCGACCCTGTTCGAACAGCCTTTGGAAAAATCCGAATGCACCTTTTGCGGAACCTGCGTTTCCCTCTGTCCCACCGGCGCCCTGACCATGAAAAACGTCCGCTACGTGGGAACTCCCCAAAAGGAGCATGAGTCCATCTGCGGCTTCTGCGCCGCGGGCTGCGCCGTCAGCCTGGGCGTTACGGACGGGCAGGTCGTGGAAGTAACGCCCTCCCCCAGAACGGACACGGTCAACGGAGTGACCTTGTGCGTGCGGGGCCACTTCGCCCACGATTTTCTACAATCCGAACATCGCCTGACCTCGCCCATGGTCAAAAAGGACGGGGAATGGACGGAGATTTCCTGGACGGAAGCCATTGAAATTCTCAGCGAAAAGCTCCTGTCCGTCAAAAAGGAGCACGGCCCCCGAACCATCGGTTTTATGGGCTCCTCCAAATGCACCAACGAGGAAAACTACCTGTTCCAGAAAATCGCCCGCTCCCTATTGGAAACCAACAACATCGACAGCGGCGGCCATCTTTTCGGCCTTCCCCTGGCGGCTCAATTGGACCAAAGGCTTGGAGGCCGATTCCGCGCCCGCCCCTTAAAAGGCCTGGAGCAGGCCGAGGCGATCTTTGTGATTGGCGCCAACCCGGGAAACTCCGTGCCCGTGGCCGGATACCACATCAAAAGGGCGGCGCAAAACGGAACCCCGCTCATAGTCGCAGACCCATTGCCGACGGACCTCAACCGCTTCGCCAACCTGCGCCTCCCCGTCGCTCCCGGCAGGGATTTGGATATGGTCAACGCCATATCCGCCCTGTTGCTGGAGAAAAAGGCTTACGATGCAACCTACACCGCCGAGAACACCACGGGCTTTTCCTTTTTCAGGACCGGGCTCAGCTCCATCAGCTTTGAAAGAGCCGCCAAGACCACCGGGCTGAAGCTGGAGAAACTGGAGCAGGCCGCCGAGATGATTTCCGGCAAGAAAATCGCCTTTGTCGTCGGCCAGGGAGTGCTCCAGCAGCCTAAAGGACAGGAAACCCTGGACGCGGTCGTCAATCTGGCTTTGATTACCGGAAGCCTGGATAAGGGCGCCTCCGGCATCTATATTTTACATCGCGAAAACAACCAATTAGGCGCGCTCGACATGGGCTGTGCGCCGGACGGCCTACCCGGCCGTTCTTCCCTCTCTGACGAAAAAGCCCGCAAAACCTGGGCAAGCGCCTGGGGATCCAAAATGTCGCCGGATCCCGGGCTCTCCCTGGTGCAAATGATTCGCGAGGCTGACAAGGGCAACTTAAAGGCCCTGTATATCATGGGGGAAAATCCGGCGCGCAGCCTTCCTGATCCCGGCTTTGTAAAGGCTGCGTTGGAAAAGGTGGATTTCCTGGCGGTTCAGGACATCCTCATGACCGAAACCGCCCAACTGGCCGACATGATTCTCCCGGGCGCGGTCTTCGCCGAAAAGGCAGGCTCCTTCACCAACATGGAAGGCCGCGTCCAATCCTTTAAACCCGCCCTGCCCCTGCCCGGCGCCGCCCGGCCGGATTGGGAAATCCTGGCCATGCTCGCCCAAAAGCTGGGCATGGACGCCCGGTATTCGGATGTCAGGGACATTCAAAAGGAAATCGCCCGGTTGATTCCATCCTACGGGGAGCAATACCTAACTTCCCCGGTTTCGTGGGTGAAAGACGCCTTCCAGGACGATCAACCCATGGCCTTCACCACACCCGTGTGCTGGGACGGCGAAAAGCCTCCGGCGGGCTTTGATTTTACGGCTATTGCAGGTTCAATCCGTTTGCACCTGGGTTCCGGCACGCGAACCGGCCAGTCCTCCCGGATCATTGCCTGGGACGGCCGGGCCTCCATTGAGATGTCCCCCACGGACGCAGCGAGTTTAGGCATAGAAAACGGGGACGCCGTCAGGGTGGTATCGCAAACGGGAAGCATGCAAGGAACCGCCAAGCTGGTTTTCGGATTTCCCGAAGGCCTGTTGCGAACGCCGGCGGGCGCGGCCGGCCATTCCCTGGCGGGCTTATTGGATATTTCACAGACGCCCGGCGCGGTTTATTCCGGGTGTAAATCCTTTCCGGTGAATGTGGAGAAAAGCAATGAAACCTAA
- the nuoE gene encoding NADH-quinone oxidoreductase subunit NuoE, with translation MKPKEIDMVKLRGIIGEYKDVKWGLIPLLQAVQEEFGYVPPESIEPIAEALNIPPSEVQGVVTFYAGFSLKPKGKYVLRVCRGTACHVKGGQSILSSVKKHLHLEEGETSEDFQFSLETVACLGACFVAPAMMVNRTYFGKLSPDKVNNVIGQYEKTEGDG, from the coding sequence ATGAAACCTAAAGAAATCGACATGGTCAAACTGCGAGGCATCATCGGAGAATACAAAGACGTCAAATGGGGGCTCATCCCCCTGCTCCAGGCCGTGCAGGAGGAATTCGGCTACGTGCCTCCCGAGTCCATTGAACCGATCGCCGAGGCATTGAACATCCCGCCTTCCGAAGTGCAGGGCGTGGTGACCTTTTACGCGGGATTCAGCCTCAAGCCCAAAGGTAAGTACGTCTTGAGGGTGTGCCGGGGCACGGCCTGCCACGTCAAGGGCGGCCAAAGCATTTTGTCCAGCGTAAAAAAACACCTGCATCTGGAGGAAGGGGAAACCAGCGAGGACTTTCAGTTCAGCCTGGAAACCGTGGCATGCCTGGGGGCCTGCTTTGTGGCGCCTGCCATGATGGTCAACCGGACCTATTTCGGCAAGCTGTCCCCGGACAAGGTCAATAACGTTATCGGACAATACGAAAAAACCGAGGGGGATGGGTAA
- a CDS encoding FAD-dependent oxidoreductase, with translation MNKLTSIGQMEWLRNKTQAALSQARNVIHVCMTGCRAYGAAEVLQSLQDEVKRQGMEKEVEVRSTGCHGFCARAPVIALDPLGVQYQEVGPEDAAEIIDLTIKQNRLIDRLAYKEPKTNKPIYYRDQIPFYMKQERRVLALCGRIDPTSIEHYIAAGGYQALVRVLSGMAPEQVAQEVIDAKLRGRGGAGFPAGLKWKFARQSSANPKYIICNADEGDPGAFMDRAILEGDPHSVIEGMIIGAYAMGARYGFIYVREEYPIAVEHLNCAIAQARELGLLGEYILGTGFSFDLSLKMGAGAFVCGEETALMASIEGKRGMPRARPPFPAQSGVDGKPSNINNVETFANVPLILKNGAGWYAQVGTENSKGTKIFSLAGKVNNTGLVEVPIGTSIREVVFDIGGGIPKGRKFKAVQMGGPSGGCVPAQFLNLSIDYDTLQKIGAIMGSGGMVVMDENNCMVEIARFFLAFTQSESCGKCSPCRLGTTQLLEILNRITTGRGKLEDIETIKEIGRTMTEASLCGLGQNCAKPAISTLQYFLKEYEDHILENRCAGAVCKSMVISACQHACPAGIDVPNYVAAIARGRFQDAVDIIRERNPFPAVCGRICIHPCEFKCRRGELDEPVAIRLLKRFATDWYFDNMGVEAEPFPVTREEKVAVVGAGPAGLTCAYFLAEMGYKATVFEAAPKGGGMLGITVPEFRLPRHVIEQEIQYIRNKGVEIQYNSPIDANHTVNDLMASGFKAVFIAAGAQASKTIGIPGEEDGLDGLFYGLQFLTQVKGENPVSLSGRAVVIGGGNVAIDVARTALRVGASDVQVFCLESFDQMPAWDKEVDEAMEEGIVINPSWSPRLIVSEAGKVQGVEFSRCDSVFDDDGKFNPTCDDSTIRMVEAENVIISIGQAADMSFLSQDEQLERALWGTLAVDENRLATNIPGIFAGGDFTTGPTFVIRAISSGRRAAIAIDKYLSGDEGRVHTPDRKTRLIQDAGLALEDEEGGKEAPRVKVALEDTQERAHDFREIEKGFTREQALREAVRCLRCDLEREEEAS, from the coding sequence ATGAATAAACTCACTTCCATCGGGCAGATGGAATGGCTCCGAAACAAGACGCAGGCCGCCCTAAGCCAGGCCCGGAACGTCATCCATGTTTGCATGACCGGATGCCGGGCGTACGGGGCCGCCGAGGTTCTCCAGTCGCTCCAGGACGAGGTCAAACGCCAGGGCATGGAAAAGGAAGTGGAGGTGCGCTCCACCGGCTGCCACGGCTTTTGCGCTCGGGCGCCGGTCATCGCCCTGGATCCCCTGGGAGTCCAATACCAGGAAGTCGGCCCCGAGGATGCGGCGGAGATCATCGACCTAACTATCAAGCAAAACAGGCTTATCGACCGCTTGGCGTACAAGGAGCCAAAAACCAACAAGCCCATTTATTACCGGGACCAGATACCCTTTTACATGAAGCAGGAGCGCCGGGTTCTGGCCCTGTGCGGCAGGATCGACCCCACCAGCATCGAGCATTATATAGCGGCCGGGGGGTATCAGGCATTGGTTCGGGTTCTTTCCGGCATGGCGCCCGAACAGGTCGCCCAAGAGGTTATTGACGCCAAGCTGCGCGGCCGGGGCGGGGCCGGATTTCCCGCCGGATTGAAATGGAAATTCGCCCGCCAGTCTTCCGCCAATCCCAAGTACATCATTTGCAACGCGGACGAAGGCGATCCGGGCGCGTTCATGGATCGGGCCATTTTGGAAGGCGATCCCCATTCGGTGATCGAAGGCATGATCATCGGCGCATACGCCATGGGCGCCCGCTACGGATTCATTTACGTGCGGGAGGAATATCCCATAGCCGTGGAGCATTTGAACTGCGCCATCGCCCAGGCCCGGGAGCTTGGCCTTTTAGGAGAATACATCCTGGGGACCGGTTTTTCCTTTGATCTTTCCCTGAAAATGGGGGCGGGCGCCTTTGTATGCGGCGAGGAAACCGCGCTCATGGCGTCCATCGAAGGAAAGCGGGGCATGCCCCGGGCCAGGCCGCCCTTCCCCGCCCAATCCGGCGTGGACGGCAAGCCGTCCAACATCAACAATGTGGAAACCTTCGCCAACGTGCCGTTGATCCTGAAAAACGGAGCGGGCTGGTACGCCCAGGTGGGCACGGAAAACAGCAAGGGCACCAAAATTTTCTCCCTGGCCGGCAAGGTAAACAACACGGGCCTCGTGGAAGTGCCCATAGGAACCAGCATCCGCGAGGTGGTGTTTGACATCGGCGGCGGCATACCCAAAGGCCGGAAATTTAAGGCCGTGCAAATGGGCGGCCCGTCAGGCGGCTGCGTTCCCGCGCAATTTTTGAACCTGTCCATCGATTACGACACCCTGCAGAAAATCGGCGCCATCATGGGCTCCGGCGGCATGGTGGTCATGGACGAGAACAACTGCATGGTGGAAATCGCCCGGTTCTTCCTGGCATTCACCCAGTCCGAGTCCTGCGGCAAATGCTCACCCTGCCGGCTGGGAACCACCCAGCTTTTGGAAATCCTCAACCGCATTACCACGGGCCGGGGCAAATTGGAGGATATCGAAACCATCAAGGAAATCGGCCGGACCATGACCGAGGCCTCCCTGTGCGGCCTGGGCCAGAACTGCGCCAAGCCCGCCATATCCACGCTCCAGTATTTCCTCAAGGAATACGAGGACCACATCCTGGAAAACCGGTGCGCAGGCGCGGTCTGCAAATCCATGGTGATTTCCGCCTGCCAGCACGCCTGCCCGGCGGGCATTGACGTGCCCAATTACGTGGCGGCCATCGCCCGGGGCAGGTTCCAGGACGCCGTGGACATCATCCGGGAACGCAACCCCTTCCCGGCCGTGTGCGGCCGCATTTGCATCCATCCGTGCGAGTTTAAGTGCCGCCGGGGGGAGCTGGACGAACCCGTGGCCATCCGGTTGTTAAAACGCTTCGCCACGGACTGGTATTTTGACAACATGGGCGTTGAAGCCGAGCCCTTCCCGGTCACCCGGGAGGAAAAAGTGGCGGTGGTCGGCGCCGGACCGGCCGGACTTACCTGCGCATACTTCCTGGCGGAAATGGGGTACAAAGCCACGGTATTCGAAGCTGCGCCCAAAGGCGGCGGCATGCTGGGGATCACCGTGCCCGAATTCCGCCTGCCCAGGCATGTCATTGAGCAGGAAATCCAATACATCCGGAACAAGGGCGTTGAAATTCAATACAACTCGCCCATCGACGCCAACCATACGGTCAACGATCTCATGGCCTCGGGCTTTAAGGCCGTGTTCATCGCGGCGGGCGCCCAGGCCAGCAAAACCATCGGCATCCCCGGCGAGGAAGATGGCCTGGACGGCTTGTTCTACGGACTGCAGTTCCTGACCCAGGTCAAAGGGGAAAACCCTGTGTCCTTGTCAGGCAGGGCGGTGGTGATCGGCGGCGGCAACGTGGCCATTGACGTGGCCCGCACCGCGCTCAGGGTGGGAGCCTCCGACGTGCAGGTGTTCTGCCTGGAATCCTTTGACCAGATGCCCGCCTGGGACAAAGAGGTGGACGAGGCCATGGAGGAAGGGATTGTGATCAATCCCAGCTGGAGCCCGCGCCTGATAGTCAGCGAAGCCGGAAAGGTGCAGGGCGTGGAATTCTCCCGGTGCGATTCGGTTTTTGACGATGACGGAAAGTTCAACCCCACCTGCGACGACTCCACAATTCGCATGGTGGAGGCGGAGAACGTCATCATCTCCATCGGCCAGGCGGCGGACATGTCCTTCCTTTCCCAGGACGAGCAGTTGGAGCGGGCCTTGTGGGGAACCCTGGCCGTGGACGAAAACAGGCTGGCCACCAACATCCCCGGCATCTTTGCCGGCGGAGACTTTACCACCGGCCCCACCTTTGTCATCCGGGCCATTTCCTCCGGCCGCAGGGCCGCCATAGCCATAGACAAGTACCTTTCCGGCGACGAGGGCCGGGTTCATACTCCGGACCGGAAGACCAGGTTGATACAGGACGCAGGCCTTGCCCTGGAGGACGAAGAAGGCGGCAAGGAGGCGCCCCGCGTCAAAGTCGCCTTGGAGGATACGCAGGAAAGGGCGCATGATTTCAGGGAAATCGAAAAGGGATTCACCCGAGAGCAAGCGTTGCGGGAAGCCGTTCGCTGCCTTAGGTGCGACCTTGAAAGAGAGGAGGAAGCCTCATGA